A section of the Amycolatopsis sp. AA4 genome encodes:
- a CDS encoding alpha/beta hydrolase has protein sequence MGLGRKLAAATTAVCAATALCTAAPANAAPAAIDWKPCPTGQGVECGKLTVPLDWDRPGDGTIQLALARRKATDPAHRIGSVLMDPGGPGGAGAGEVQSGWSLSPKVTARFDTVGFDPRGVGESTAIQCGLDELTAKNPVLPKDSGEFQQLLGYNRALGRSCDKMTGPLASRSDTRSVVRDMDAIRAALGEEKLTYYGVSYGTLMGQQYAEAYPDRVRALVLDSNMDHSIRSTWEFLKTETEATQELFGQFAEWCDRTTACALHGQDVRAVVADLYARAERGDLGTPDDKLDPMAFVSLVSHNFYGPTWDKLAKSLVDLRNGKPAESSFAKDDTPVPNPFNSIFCSDWRLPVTSYPQLDGYRRALATVSPDLHFSPLGWNAAAGCAGWPSPVRNPQHPLSIRPGVPMLLLNSRYDPATPYGWAVRAAQQSGAPLLTYDGWGHGAYFKKSQCVTDAADAFLIDGSNPGRGKHCAAVEPGVQSRMDGPRPPVTQLY, from the coding sequence TTGGGTCTGGGCAGGAAACTGGCCGCCGCCACCACCGCGGTCTGCGCGGCGACGGCGTTGTGCACCGCGGCGCCGGCGAACGCCGCGCCCGCGGCGATCGACTGGAAGCCGTGCCCCACCGGGCAGGGGGTCGAATGCGGCAAGCTCACCGTGCCGCTCGACTGGGACCGGCCCGGGGACGGCACGATTCAGCTCGCGCTCGCGCGGCGCAAGGCCACCGATCCCGCGCACCGGATCGGTTCGGTGCTCATGGATCCCGGCGGGCCGGGCGGCGCGGGAGCGGGCGAAGTGCAGAGCGGCTGGTCACTGTCGCCCAAGGTCACCGCACGGTTCGACACGGTCGGGTTCGATCCGCGCGGGGTCGGGGAAAGCACCGCGATCCAGTGCGGCCTCGACGAACTCACCGCGAAAAACCCGGTGCTGCCGAAGGATTCCGGCGAATTCCAGCAGCTGCTCGGCTACAACCGCGCCCTCGGCCGCAGCTGCGACAAGATGACCGGGCCGCTCGCCAGCCGCTCGGACACCCGCAGCGTGGTGCGCGACATGGACGCGATCCGCGCCGCGCTCGGCGAGGAAAAGCTCACCTACTACGGCGTTTCCTACGGCACGCTGATGGGCCAGCAGTACGCCGAGGCGTACCCGGACCGGGTGCGCGCGCTCGTGCTCGACAGCAACATGGACCACTCGATCCGCAGCACCTGGGAGTTCCTGAAGACGGAAACCGAGGCCACGCAAGAGTTGTTCGGGCAGTTCGCCGAGTGGTGCGACCGGACGACGGCGTGCGCACTGCACGGACAGGACGTCCGCGCGGTGGTGGCGGACCTGTACGCCCGCGCCGAACGCGGCGACCTCGGCACTCCGGACGACAAACTCGACCCGATGGCGTTCGTCAGCCTCGTCTCGCACAACTTCTACGGCCCCACCTGGGACAAGCTCGCGAAGAGCCTCGTCGACCTGCGCAACGGGAAACCGGCCGAGTCGTCCTTCGCCAAGGACGACACCCCGGTTCCGAACCCGTTCAACAGCATCTTCTGCTCGGACTGGCGGCTGCCGGTCACCAGCTACCCGCAGCTCGACGGCTACCGGCGCGCGCTCGCCACGGTGTCGCCTGACCTGCACTTCTCGCCGCTGGGCTGGAACGCGGCGGCCGGATGCGCCGGCTGGCCGAGCCCGGTGCGCAACCCGCAGCACCCGCTGTCGATCCGCCCGGGCGTGCCGATGCTGCTGCTGAACAGCCGTTACGACCCGGCCACACCGTACGGCTGGGCGGTGCGCGCGGCGCAGCAGTCCGGTGCGCCGCTGCTCACTTACGACGGCTGGGGCCACGGCGCCTACTTCAAGAAGAGCCAGTGCGTCACCGACGCAGCCGACGCCTTCCTGATCGACGGCTCGAACCCGGGTCGCGGCAAGCATTGCGCGGCCGTCGAGCCGGGTGTCCAGTCCAGGATGGACGGTCCCCGGCCGCCGGTCACACAGCTGTACTGA
- a CDS encoding FAD-dependent monooxygenase: protein MTSKTVLVSGASVAGPSAAYWLHRYGYSVTVVEAAPQLRPGGQAVDFRGEQMKLVEAMGLLDDLREHETALREQVQLDPSGQPAFTLPSGFTNGELEVLRGDLARVLYDHTKGYTEYVFGDRITSLAETADGVDVTFRHGAPRRFDLVVGADGIHSGVRTAAFGPEAKFRTDLGYHVAGFTAPNHLRLDHAGLLYNEPGLGAIVTSHRDPATVTVGLSFRGDPDGYGRPDLERQKDIVTEVFAGAGWELPRLLAAVADAPDLYFDTVGQIKLDSWSRGRVVLLGDAAWCAGPGGSGTGLAMMGAQVLAGELAAAGGDHATAFARYEQRLRKPARVGQRNGAGSGDFLVPSTEEKLRKRNRMYRQLSGPIGRRVFEYMGNRAANAVKYREYPQPRAHALP from the coding sequence ATGACCAGCAAGACCGTTCTCGTGTCCGGCGCCAGCGTCGCGGGTCCGTCCGCCGCCTACTGGCTGCACCGTTACGGCTATTCGGTGACCGTCGTCGAGGCCGCGCCGCAGCTGCGTCCGGGCGGGCAGGCCGTCGACTTCCGCGGCGAGCAGATGAAGCTCGTCGAAGCGATGGGCCTGCTCGACGACCTGCGCGAGCACGAGACCGCGCTGCGCGAGCAGGTGCAGCTCGATCCGTCCGGGCAGCCCGCCTTCACCCTGCCTAGCGGGTTCACCAACGGCGAGCTGGAAGTCCTGCGCGGCGACCTCGCCCGCGTCCTCTACGACCACACCAAGGGCTACACCGAGTACGTCTTCGGCGACCGCATCACCTCGCTCGCCGAGACCGCCGACGGCGTCGACGTCACTTTCCGGCACGGTGCCCCGCGCCGGTTCGACCTGGTCGTCGGCGCGGACGGCATCCACTCCGGCGTGCGCACGGCCGCGTTCGGCCCGGAGGCGAAATTCCGCACCGACCTCGGCTACCACGTCGCCGGGTTCACCGCGCCCAACCACCTCCGCCTCGACCACGCGGGCCTGCTCTACAACGAACCCGGCCTCGGCGCGATCGTCACCAGCCACCGCGACCCGGCAACCGTCACGGTCGGCCTCTCCTTCCGCGGCGACCCGGACGGGTACGGCCGCCCCGACCTGGAGCGGCAGAAGGACATCGTCACCGAGGTCTTCGCCGGCGCCGGATGGGAACTCCCGCGCCTGCTCGCCGCCGTCGCCGACGCGCCCGACCTGTACTTCGACACCGTCGGCCAGATCAAGCTGGACAGCTGGTCGCGCGGCCGGGTCGTGTTGCTCGGCGACGCGGCCTGGTGCGCCGGACCGGGCGGATCGGGCACCGGGCTCGCGATGATGGGCGCGCAGGTGCTGGCCGGGGAGCTGGCCGCGGCGGGCGGCGACCACGCGACCGCTTTCGCCCGCTACGAGCAGCGGCTGCGCAAACCCGCCCGCGTTGGCCAGCGCAACGGAGCCGGTTCGGGCGACTTCCTGGTCCCGTCCACCGAGGAGAAGCTGCGCAAGCGCAACCGGATGTACCGCCAGCTGAGCGGTCCGATCGGCCGCCGCGTCTTCGAGTACATGGGCAACCGCGCGGCGAACGCGGTCAAATACCGCGAATACCCCCAGCCTCGCGCGCACGCCTTGCCTTGA
- a CDS encoding MerR family transcriptional regulator, translating into MRIGELAQRAGTTTRALRFYEAQGLLPATRAANGYREYDEDHLRLVKEIQTLRTVGFSLDDTRPFVDCLRTGHDAGDACPASVEVYRRKLAEVEACMRDLAAVRSALLDKLAAAAARPADPCTAESEESR; encoded by the coding sequence ATGCGGATCGGCGAACTGGCCCAGCGGGCCGGGACCACCACGCGGGCCCTGCGCTTCTACGAGGCACAGGGCCTGCTCCCGGCGACGCGCGCGGCGAACGGCTATCGCGAGTACGACGAGGACCACCTGCGGCTCGTCAAGGAAATCCAGACCCTGCGCACGGTCGGGTTCAGCCTCGACGACACTCGCCCGTTCGTCGACTGCCTCCGCACCGGCCACGACGCGGGCGACGCGTGCCCGGCGTCGGTCGAGGTGTACCGGCGGAAGCTGGCGGAGGTCGAGGCCTGCATGCGCGACCTCGCCGCGGTCCGCTCCGCCCTGCTCGACAAGCTCGCCGCCGCTGCCGCGCGCCCGGCTGACCCCTGCACTGCCGAATCCGAGGAGTCCCGATGA
- a CDS encoding class I SAM-dependent methyltransferase, whose amino-acid sequence MTRSERETFFRAFHASHPAVTSRAFGGGCGADGRSSYELLLDEIAGPGRVLDLACGDGFLLDLLAAAGHQAVGIDLSSTDLALAKQRSATVVEGRAQQLPFADHTFDACVSHMAFMLMSDIDEVAAELARVLRPGGQLSLVLSGGAAGDDARTLFGKLLREILAGVPAEQRLSPLGDERTATQAGLDEILAPAGFGPVRWRTEEIDFSGSLDQVWDFVSTFYNLFPLSESASGALETAFRTQAPALARPDGLIPLAFQVHLASTHTVHKGH is encoded by the coding sequence GTGACCAGGTCCGAGCGAGAAACCTTCTTTCGTGCCTTCCACGCAAGCCATCCGGCGGTTACGTCGCGCGCGTTCGGCGGTGGGTGCGGTGCCGACGGACGGTCGAGCTACGAGCTGCTCCTCGACGAGATCGCCGGTCCGGGGCGCGTGCTCGACCTGGCCTGCGGCGACGGTTTTCTGCTCGACCTCCTTGCCGCGGCGGGACATCAGGCCGTCGGGATCGATCTGTCGAGCACGGATCTCGCCCTCGCCAAGCAGCGTTCGGCGACCGTGGTCGAGGGGCGGGCACAGCAACTCCCGTTCGCGGACCACACTTTCGACGCCTGCGTGTCGCACATGGCGTTCATGCTGATGTCCGACATCGACGAGGTGGCCGCGGAGCTGGCCCGCGTGCTGCGGCCGGGCGGACAGCTCTCGCTCGTGCTCAGCGGCGGAGCGGCCGGAGACGACGCACGCACGCTGTTCGGCAAGCTGTTGCGGGAAATTCTCGCCGGAGTCCCGGCTGAACAGCGGTTGTCTCCACTCGGCGACGAGCGCACGGCGACTCAGGCGGGGCTGGACGAAATCCTCGCTCCCGCTGGATTCGGTCCGGTTCGGTGGCGTACCGAGGAGATCGACTTCAGCGGTTCACTCGATCAGGTCTGGGATTTCGTCTCGACCTTCTACAACCTGTTCCCGCTGAGCGAATCGGCTTCCGGTGCGCTCGAAACCGCGTTTCGCACCCAAGCACCCGCGCTGGCCAGGCCCGACGGGCTGATTCCGCTTGCCTTCCAAGTACATCTCGCCAGCACTCACACCGTCCACAAAGGACATTGA
- a CDS encoding MarR family winged helix-turn-helix transcriptional regulator gives MADVAADRREAEVWCSYQRVQRALGSALDRQLERDAGISGADYALLVPLANEPDGVLRMRELGATVEWDRSRLSHHVSRMCKRGLVTRENCTEDARGANVRLTEAGRAAVAAAEQQHGELVRRYFFDQVSGPELELLGRVFSRMLARLAQD, from the coding sequence ATGGCGGACGTGGCGGCGGATCGGCGCGAGGCCGAGGTCTGGTGTTCCTACCAGCGCGTGCAGCGGGCGCTCGGCAGCGCGCTCGACCGGCAGCTGGAGCGCGACGCCGGGATCTCCGGGGCCGACTACGCCCTCCTCGTCCCGCTCGCGAACGAACCGGACGGCGTGCTGCGGATGCGCGAACTCGGCGCGACCGTCGAATGGGACCGCAGCCGGCTGTCGCATCACGTGAGCCGGATGTGCAAGCGCGGGCTGGTCACGCGCGAGAACTGCACCGAGGACGCGCGCGGGGCGAACGTCCGGCTCACCGAAGCGGGGCGCGCCGCGGTCGCGGCGGCCGAGCAGCAGCACGGCGAACTCGTGCGCCGGTATTTCTTCGACCAGGTCAGCGGCCCCGAGCTGGAGCTGCTCGGCCGCGTGTTCTCCCGGATGCTCGCCCGGCTGGCGCAGGACTGA